Proteins encoded by one window of Lathyrus oleraceus cultivar Zhongwan6 chromosome 1, CAAS_Psat_ZW6_1.0, whole genome shotgun sequence:
- the LOC127086638 gene encoding uncharacterized mitochondrial protein AtMg00810-like — MEVARLKNGIMVSQQKYIIDLLKEIGMRECLPADTPMDLNAKLWGEGNVSVDSGRYQRLVEKLIFLSHTRPNIAFSVSVVSQFMHSPIEEHLQSIYRILRYLKGNPGKGLFFKKTSERNVSIFTDGNWAGSVTDRRSTSGYYTYVWGNLVTRRSKKQGVVARSSGDA, encoded by the coding sequence ATGGAGGTTGCTCGGTTAAAAAATGGTATTATGGTTTCACAACAGAAATACATTATAGACTTGTTGAAAGAAATAGGAATGAGGGAATGTCTTCCGGCAGATACCCCTATGGATCTTAATGCTAAACTTTGGGGAGAAGGTAATGTTTCTGTTGATAGTGGGAGATATCAGAGATTGGTTGAGAAATTGATTTTTTTGTCACACACCCGACCTAATATTGCTTTCTCAGTTAGTGTAGTGAGTCAGTTTATGCATTCTCCTATCGAGGAACATCTTCAGTCAATCTATAGGATACTGAGATATTTGAAGGGAAATCCTGGAAAAGGATTATTTTTTAAGAAGACTAGTGAAAGAAATGTGTCTATCTTCACCGATGGCAATTGGGCAGGTTCAGTCACAGATAGAAGATCAACCTCTGGATATTATACTTATGTTTGGGGTAATCTTGTGACACGGaggagcaagaaacaaggagttGTAGCAAGGAGTAGTGGAGATGCCTAG
- the LOC127117203 gene encoding cytochrome P450 72A68 isoform X3 codes for MEWVSGIIFILLTLGLICAWKLLNWLWLRPRKLEKLLREQGLHGNSYRILVGDVKDLFKMEKEAKSKPMNLYDDIIPRVSPYIQQSVKIHGKNSFIWFGTKPRVTLTEPEQIKDVLNKISEFPKTNYKIFKLLASGLASHEGEKWSKHRRLINPAFHLEKLKIMTPSFFTSCNDMISEWKKMLSSDGSCEIDIWPSLQNLASDAISRTAFGSSYEEGKRIFQLQRELAELLIKVVTKSVIPSWMFLPAIVHRKMNEIDRDIKSSLKDIINKREKALKTGESTENDLLSILLESNHKEIEENANNKNVGMTLEDVVEECKLFYFAGQETTSVLLVWTMILLSRYPNWQQRAREEVLQIFGNKKPDFDGLNNLKIVTMILYEVLRLYPPVVGLSRNIEKDVKLGNLILPAGVEVFLPILLLHHDCELWGDDAKIFNPERFSGGISKATNGRVSFFPFGWGPRICIGQNFSLLEAKMAIAMILQYFSFELSPTYAHAPSPVVTLQPQYGAQIIIRKVET; via the exons ATGGAATGGGTTTCAGGCATAATTTTCATCCTATTGACACTTGGTTTGATATGTGCTTGGAAGTTGTTGAATTGGTTGTGGCTTAGGccaaggaagctggagaagctGTTAAGAGAACAAGGTCTTCATGGTAATTCATATAGGATCTTGGTTGGGGATGTTAAGGATCTTTTTAAGATGGAAAAGGAAGCTAAATCCAAACCCATGAATCTCTACGATGATATTATTCCACGTGTCAGTCCTTACATCCAACAGAGTGTTAAAATTCATG GGAAGAATTCTTTTATTTGGTTTGGAACAAAACCAAGGGTGACTCTCACAGAACCTGAGCAAATAAAAGATGTATTGAACAAGATATCTGAATTTCCAAAGACTAATTATAAAATTTTCAAGTTACTAGCCAGTGGTCTTGCTAGTCATGAGGGAGAAAAGTGGAGCAAACATAGAAGACTGATCAACCCTGCTTTCCATTTAGAAAAATTGAAG ATCATGACACCATCTTTCTTCACAAGTTGCAATGACATGATTAGCGAATGGAAAAAAATGCTGTCTTCAGATGGGTCATGTGAAATAGACATATGGCCTTCACTTCAGAATTTGGCTAGTGATGCTATTTCTCGAACAGCATTCGGAAGTAGTTATGAAGAAGGAAAAAGAATATTTCAACTTCAAAGAGAGCTAGCTGAACTACTGATAAAAGTTGTAACAAAATCTGTCATTCCATCATGGAT GTTCCTACCTGCTATTGTCCATAGAAAGATGAATGAAATTGACAGAGATATAAAATCTTCACTTAAAGATATAATTAACAAAAGGGAAAAAGCACTAAAGACAGGCGAATCTACTGAGAATGACTTATTGAGTATTCTTCTTGAATCAAATCACAAagaaattgaagaaaatgcaaaCAACAAAAATGTGGGAATGACTCTTGAAGATGTAGTTGAAGAATGCAAGTTGTTCTACTTTGCAGGACAAGAGACTACTTCAGTTTTGCTTGTTTGGACAATGATATTGTTGAGTAGATACCCTAATTGGCAACAACGTGCAAGAGAGGAGGTGTTACAAATCTTTGGCAACAAAAAACCAGACTTTGATGGCCTAAATAATTTGAAGATT GTGACCATGATTTTGTACGAGGTTCTTAGGTTATACCCTCCAGTAGTTGGTCTTTCTCGAAATATTGAGAAAGATGTGAAACTTGGAAACCTAATATTACCCGCTGGAGTGGAAGTTTTCTTACCAATACTTTTGCTTCACCATGACTGTGAACTTTGGGGTGATGATGCTAAGATTTTCAATCCTGAGAGATTTTCTGGAGGAATTTCCAAAGCAACAAATGGTAGAGTTTCATTTTTTCCATTTGGATGGGGTCCTAGAATTTGCATCGGACAAAATTTTTCCCTACTGGAAGCAAAGATGGCAATTGCAATGATTTTGCAATATTTCTCATTTGAACTTTCACCAACCTATGCTCATGCTCCATCCCCTGTGGTTACTCTTCAGCCACAATATGGTGCTCAAATTATTATACGTAAAGTGGAAACATAA